In a genomic window of Diabrotica undecimpunctata isolate CICGRU chromosome 2, icDiaUnde3, whole genome shotgun sequence:
- the nac gene encoding GDP-fucose transporter 1 has protein sequence MVMENSLLSKYVTIFLVVSGYWIVSITTVFVNKTLLSNINLDAPMFINFTQTLITAVICYFKKSLSDVYPNKFNFPDIDVWDKHTLKAVMPLSILFTTMICTNNLCLKYASVAYYYIGRSLTTIFNVMFTFLILGETTSKSCIACCAVIISGFWLGVDQENLAGSLSIPGFVFGILGSLSLSLFSIFTKKVLPKLNGEVWALSYVNNVYASILLLPVMILNNEIKELYNYTSFSSPYFWSIVVAGGVCGFTIGFFTTMQIKYTSALTHNISGTAKACAQTVLATYWYQETKSFLWWSSNIIVLFGSACYTWIKQRDMEKRHRENIAYQRV, from the exons ATGGTCATGGAAAACAGTCTTTTATCAAAATATGTAACAATTTTCTTAGTTGTAAGTGGATATTG gaTAGTTTCAATTACAACTGTTTTTGTGAATAAAACATTATTAAGTAATATTAATTTAGATGCACCTATGTTTATAAATTTTACACAGACACTCATTACAGCTGTTATTTGTTACTTTAAGAAAAGTCTGAGTGATGTTTACCCCAATAAGTTCAACTTTCCAGATATAGATGTATGGGACAAGCATACCCTTAAAGCA GTCATGCCTTTGTCTATCTTGTTTACAACTATGATCTGCACCAACAATTTGTGTCTAAAGTATGCATCTGTTGCCTACTATTATATTGGAAGATCATTGACTACCATATTTAATGTtatgtttacatttttaatactgGGAGAGACCACTTCAAAAAGTTGTATAGCTTGTTGTGCAGTGATTATTTCTGGATTTTGGTTAGGAGTAGATCAAGAAAATCTTGCAG gtagCCTATCCATACCAGGATTTGTTTTTGGAATTCTGGGTTCTCTATctctttcattattttcaatttttacaaaaaaagttttgCCAAAACTAAATGGAGAAGTTTGGGCATTATCATATGTTAATAATGTTTACGCCAGTATTCTTCTTTTGCCTGTAATGATATTAAACAATGAAATTAAGGAGCTGTACAACTATACTAGTTTCAGTAGCCCATACTTTTGGTCTATCGTTGTAGCAGGTGGAGTGTGTGGATTTACAATTGGATTTTTTACCACAATGCaaataaaa tATACATCAGCACTCACTCATAATATATCTGGTACTGCTAAAGCCTGTGCTCAAACAGTGCTGGCCACTTATTGGTACCAAGAGACAAAGTCGTTTTTGTGGTGGAGCTCAAACATCATTGTCTTATTTGGCAGTGCCTGCTACACTTGGATCAAACAGAGAGACATGGAAAAAAGACATAGAGAAAATATTGCCTACCAAAGGGTTTGA
- the EMC6 gene encoding ER membrane protein complex subunit 6, whose product MANKTKNEFIAYSEPAIRNNLSIVEYCRTSVAAISGCTAGVLGLTGLYGAVFFVVAVTTFWFMLLFKAGIDSWKKYFISRNSLLLNGIFGHFFTYILCWTFIYGMVHVY is encoded by the exons atggcaaataaaacaaaaaacgaatTCATTGCTTATAGTGAACCAGCCATTCGAAACAATTTATCTATCGTGGAGTATTGTCGTACATCTGTAGCTGCTATATCCGGTTGTACGGCAG gtGTACTGGGACTAACAGGATTATATGGTGCAGTATTCTTTGTTGTAGCAGTAACTACATTTTGGTTTATGCTGTTGTTTAAAGCTGGTATTGATTCCTGgaagaaatattttatatctagAAACTCTCTACTCTTGAATGGGATTTTTGGACATTTCTTCACATACATTCTGTGTTGGACTTTCATTTATGGAATGGTGcatgtttattaa